Proteins from a genomic interval of Micromonospora sp. NBC_00389:
- a CDS encoding MSMEG_6728 family protein, whose amino-acid sequence MQTFLPYPDFLASARTLDQRRLGKQRVEAIQVLRGLTRPGYGWRNHPAVKMWAGYEEALTRYGLDMCAVWTEPGRADTCATTMTVDLAAACGAGVVRTQTELAEAAELPPWLGRDEFHLSHRSSLLRKDPAHYRPIFGDGVPADLEYVWPASDRSRRCLPRD is encoded by the coding sequence ATGCAGACGTTCCTCCCGTACCCGGACTTTCTGGCCAGCGCCCGCACGCTGGACCAGAGGCGGCTGGGCAAGCAGCGGGTGGAGGCCATCCAGGTGCTGCGTGGGCTCACCCGGCCCGGGTACGGCTGGCGCAACCACCCGGCGGTGAAGATGTGGGCCGGGTACGAGGAGGCACTCACCCGCTACGGGCTGGACATGTGCGCGGTCTGGACCGAGCCGGGGCGGGCCGACACCTGCGCCACCACGATGACCGTCGACCTCGCCGCCGCCTGCGGAGCCGGCGTCGTGCGTACCCAGACCGAGCTGGCCGAGGCCGCTGAACTTCCTCCCTGGCTGGGCCGCGACGAATTCCACCTGAGTCACCGCTCGTCACTGCTGCGCAAGGACCCCGCGCACTACCGCCCGATCTTCGGCGACGGCGTGCCGGCGGACCTGGAGTACGTCTGGCCCGCCTCCGACCGGAGCCGCCGCTGCCTACCGCGCGACTGA